A window from Podospora bellae-mahoneyi strain CBS 112042 chromosome 1 map unlocalized CBS112042p_1, whole genome shotgun sequence encodes these proteins:
- a CDS encoding uncharacterized protein (EggNog:ENOG503NWYE; COG:S), which yields MPMACRALGAASSPDYGISSFISSSLQHQLFAHRFPDLPPVKIDTQTRATDRPVVQKQPQSQVWPAAPSIPVHNLALMGRQPGWSRPYDGDMPRHIDQDVHSAFVEFRNGSEPKCMSVQCLYCNQTRAKNTTRQKQHLLQCAPYLAAHPEIALQASAAADEAAAAGSSSEPQHGHPDASQYPNPNPPPGEHTNLGFMPNPRINGTPNQMPGHGGRASIGAPDGTPAAKRQKMKNSNLPEIPLREVHAAFAEFKAKDDDKCMSARCLHCNQVRAKNTSRQREHLMVCPGYQSVLKEKIPANNLRHQFDEDDVASSLALPTPSLTLDFRMSIRVKPKLSIGTANFGRESWISCVGGQWAGRFGKGILLPGGQDKQTTVKDMATRIDASYLLQTNDEQPALITCKVKGWWTGDRDVMERLQDPVAADNVAAHRYLFRVVIELETGDERYADVNTGLWVGSGCRRGAEIVYDAHRVS from the exons ATGCCAATGGCCTGTCGGGCTCTGGGTGCCGCGTCCAGTCCAGATTACGGTATTTCCAGTTTCATTTCATCCTCCTTGCAACACCAGCTTTTTGCGCACCGGTTTCCCGATTTACCGCCGGTAAAGATCGATACGCAAACGCGGGCCACAGACCGTCCAGTTgtccaaaaacaaccacagtCTCAAGTCTGGCCAGCAGCGCCTTCGATCCCGGTTCACAACCTGGCTTTAATGGGAAGACAGCCCGGCTGGAGCAGGCCGTACGACGGAGACATGCCCCGTCACATCGATCAAGATGTCCACAGCGCCTTTGTGGAATTTCGCAATGGCA GCGAACCCAAGTGCATGTCGGTGCAATGCCTCTACTGCAACCAGACCCGCGCCAAAAACACCACGCGCCAGAAGCAGCACCTGCTCCAATGCGCCCCCTATCTCGCTGCCCACCCCGAGATAGCTCTCCAGGCCTCGGCCGCCGCAGACGAAGCCGCAGCTGCTGGCTCGTCGTCTGAACCACAACATGGCCACCCCGATGCCTCCCAATACCCGAACCCCAATCCCCCGCCGGGTGAGCATACCAACCTCGGTTTCATGCCAAACCCACGCATAAATGGCACCCCAAACCAGATGCCCGGCCATGGAGGACGTGCTTCGATAGGCGCGCCGGATGGAACACCGGCGGCGAAGCGCCAAAAGATGAAAAACTCCAACCTTCCCGAGATACCCCTCCGCGAAGTCCACGCTGCCTTTGCCGAGTTTAAAGCCAAGGACGATGACAAGTGCATGTCTGCGCGCTGTTTACACTGCAACCAGGTCCGGGCGAAAAACACCTCCAGGCAGCGGGAGCATCTGATGGTGTGCCCCGGCTACCAGAGCGtgctgaaggagaagatccCCGCGAATAACCTCCGTCACCAAtttgacgaggatgatgtcgcCAGCTCACTGGCGCTGCCTACCCCGTCCCTGACACTTGACTTCCGGATGAGTATCCGGGTCAAGCCAAAGCTCAGCATCGGCACTGCCAACTTTGGCCGGGAAAGCTGGATTTCGTGCGTTGGCGGTCAGTGGGCTGGGAGGTTTGGTAAGGGCATCCTGCTGCCTGGCGGCCAGGACAAGCAGACTACGGTCAAGGACATGGCTACGAGGATTGATGCGAGCTATCTTTTACAAACTAATGACGAACAACCTGCCTTGATTACATGCAAGGTCAAGGGCTGGTGGACGGGGGATCGGGATGTCATGGAACGGCTGCAGGACCCGGTGGCGGCCGACAATGTGGCTGCTCACCGGTATTTGTTCCGCGTGGTCATCGAGCTGGAGACGGGCGATGAGCGGTATGCAGATGTCAACACTGGGTTGTGGGTGGGGAGCGGGTGTAGAAGGGGTGCAGAGATTGTTTATGATGCCCACCGCGTCAGTTAG
- a CDS encoding uncharacterized protein (EggNog:ENOG503P04B): MTMLLNPHPSTNASNVLAFDHKVRRGPSHWHSIKENNAACRGPLHRAHVDQSYDGAVLRLREQFPNETDFTAVSQKRWQIINIWRPLSPILRDPLALCSAPSVPDTDLLPASIIYLKTGKRNESWTVKKPKPSSSHKWYYKHHQQPTEVILIKCFDSDLTCPARRVPHCAVEDPEHITAADRESVEVRCLVFY, from the exons ATGACCATGTTGCTAAACCCCCACCCAAGCACGAACGCCTCCAACGTTCTAGCCTTCGACCACAAGGTTCGGCGCGGTCCCTCCCACTGGCACAGCATCAAAGAGAACAATGCCGCCTGCCGAGGTCCCTTGCATAGAGCCCATGTCGACCAATCCTACGACGGGGCGGTCCTCAGGCTGAGGGAGCAGTTCCCCAACGAAACTGACTTTACGGCAGTCAGCCAGAAGCGATGGCAGATCATCAAT ATCTGGcgtcccctctcccccatcctgAGAGACCCCCTAGCCCTCTGCTCTGCCCCCTCAGTCCCCGAcaccgacctcctccccgcctccatcATCTACCTCAAGACCGGTAAACGCAACGAGTCCTGGACcgtcaagaagcccaagccTTCCAGCAGTCATAAGTGGTACtacaaacaccaccagcagcccaCAGAAGTAATCCTCATCAAGTGTTTCGACAGTGATCTAACCTGTCCAGCTCGAAGAGTGCCGCACTGTGCTGTTGAAGATCCAGAGCACATAACTGCAGCAGACAGAGAAAGCGTGGAGGTGAGGTGCTTGGTGTTTTACTGA